One genomic segment of Mangifera indica cultivar Alphonso chromosome 6, CATAS_Mindica_2.1, whole genome shotgun sequence includes these proteins:
- the LOC123219724 gene encoding protein PHLOEM PROTEIN 2-LIKE A1-like, translating to MASAQVQLPHNLQAILKEEDSQIDASSERPKDRIEFHARELTIYRGNDPTCWQWVYMPDTDGALVEVAVLLRIDRLDVSKVFSAKRLTPGKYYGVYFVLMMTDGEYGFKDHPVKFQLAIPNCHETIERKEDLSKLPKNKWTVVRLGEFATSCNMSGDLKISMFEQLQQVNPELNQDPIWLEIARLPIQ from the exons ATGGCTTCAGCTCAAGTTCAGCTCCCACACAACCTCCAGGCCATTCTGAAGGAAGAAGACTCCCAGATTGACGCCTCCTCTGAACGGCCCAAGGATAGAATCGAATTTCATGCAAGGGAGCTCACAATCTATAGGGGAAATGATCCAACTTGCTGGCAATGGGTTTACATGCCAGACACAga TGGTGCTCTGGTTGAGGTGGCTGTATTATTGCGCATCGATCGGCTTGACGTGAGCAAGGTATTCTCTGCTAAAAGGCTCACTCCTGGGAAGTATTACGGTGTTTACTTTGTGTTAATGATGACGGACGGAGAATATGGATTTAAAGATCATCCAGTGAAGTTTCAACTCGCCATTCCCAATTGCCATGAGACTATTGAACGCAAAGAGGATCTGAGTAAGTTGCCTAAAAACAAATGGACAGTGGTCCGACTTGGTGAGTTCGCGACATCTTGCAATATGTCTGGTGATTTGAAAATCTCGATGTTTGAACAACTCCAACAAGTCAATCCTGAGTTGAATCAAGATCCAATTTGGCTTGAGATTGCTCGTTTACCTATTCAGTAA